In Penaeus vannamei isolate JL-2024 chromosome 15, ASM4276789v1, whole genome shotgun sequence, the following are encoded in one genomic region:
- the LOC138864185 gene encoding uncharacterized protein: MRGLPKVHKPGVPMRPITSGIVSAPHRLAKCLAKSLSAAMGVISDSHLKNSTDLIRRLQSSVYKNKKLASFDVKSRFTNVPTDRAIQAVERVIGSMVDDGLQLPKHYFIYLVKLCVDFGFFEFAGEEYQQISGLAMESPLSSFLACLSMETLERDHYRDIIGRHSTWLLYIDDVLVIVPRSCLHHMLTRLNSVLEKIQFTVEEVVDQNNKMKSGIVIEFFLRALRICSPEFLESEVTYVINSFRKHKYPKGLLLNLRKKAENILSRSNPVMSSNSLVLPPCKLSQAISIYFANTMNIASIPREKKHDLIREKKQRKNNPNGTVYRIPCNGCDKTYYGGTEHGFNTRIYEHFQRHGGSCRCSWTSTELERS, from the exons atgagaggtctcccgaaggtacacaagccaggtgtgcctatgagaccgatcacttctggcattgtCAGTGCACCCCATCGTTTggccaagtgtttggcgaaatCCCTCTctgccgccatgggagtcatcagtgattctcacctgaagaactctacGGACCTCATCAGGCGTCTGCAGAGTTctgtatacaaaaataaaaaactggctagttttgacgttaaatcccgttttacaaatgtacccacagatagAGCAATCcaggcagtcgagagggtcatcggctccatggtagatgacggACTTCAACTGCCTAAGCACTACTTCATAtacctcgtgaagttgtgtgtggacttcggcttcttcgagttcgctggggaagAGTACCAACAAATCAGTGGCCTCGCCATGGAGTCCCCTCTGAGCTCATTCCTGGCCTGCCTCtccatggagacgctggaaagggaccactacagggatataatcggcaggcactcGACTTGGCTTCTTTAcatagatgatgtcctcgtcatcgtccctaGGTCGTGTTTGCACCATATGCTGACGCGGTTGAACTCCGTCctcgagaaaatccagttcaccgtggaggaggtagtggatcagaa caataaaatgaAATCTGGGATTGTGATTgagttcttcctccgggcactgaggatttgcagccctgagttccttgaaagtgaagttacctaCGTAATTAATTCCTTCaggaaacacaaataccccaaaggtctcctgctgaacctcagaaagaaggcggagaacatactttcaagatccaacCCTGTGATGTCTTCTAATTCTCTTGTATTACCACCATGTAAGCTCTCCCAGGCTATCAGCATATACTTTGCCAATACAATGAACATCGCCAGTATACCCAGGGAAAAGaaacatgacctaatacgagaaaagaaacaacggaAAAACAACCCCAATGgtacagtatatcgcataccctgcaacgGCTGTGATAAGACATACTATGGTGGAACGGAAcatggcttcaacaccaggatttACGAacacttccaacgccatggtggttcatgtagatgtagttggacatctaccgaactggaaagaagctga